Proteins encoded by one window of Arachis ipaensis cultivar K30076 chromosome B04, Araip1.1, whole genome shotgun sequence:
- the LOC107635141 gene encoding uncharacterized protein LOC107635141 isoform X2: protein MYFFHTQNSIHHIFFKRKIATARKKCDFLQSMLSWILVSRALSGRKSGVSSIAEHSALSIWNRGEDDVRNHPVLIHCKRGKHRTGCLVGCLRKLQNWCLSSVFEEYQRFAGAKSRNGDLTFIDRFDIVSLRQCLYSIIYQYQGYGSKKRRLLYTDENLQKPRLASF, encoded by the exons atgtatttttttcacACTCAAAACTCAATACACCATATTTTTTTCAAGAGGAAAATTGCAACAGCGAggaaaaaatgtgattttttacaGAGTATGTTATCTTGG ATACTTGTGTCCAGAGCCCTATCCGGAAGAAAATCTGGAGTTTCTTCGATCGCAGAACATTCGGCTCTTTCAATTTGGAATCGAGGGGAAGACG ATGTGAGAAATCACCCAGTTTTGATTCATTGCAAACGAGGAAAG CATAGAACAGGTTGCCTTGTTGGCTGCTTGAGAAAATTGCAGAATTGGTGCCTATCTTCTGTGTTTGAGGAGTACCAACGATTTGCGGGTGCGAAATCGAGGAACGGGGATTTAACCTTTATAGATAGGTTTGACATTGTAAGCCTGAGGCAGTGCCTTTACAGTATCATCTACCAGTATCAAGGATACGGTTCGAAGAAGCGGCGATTGCTGTATACAGACGAGAACTTGCAGAAGCCCCGACTGGCATCGTTTTAG
- the LOC107635141 gene encoding probable tyrosine-protein phosphatase At1g05000 isoform X1 has protein sequence MGLIVEVDNVDEDAAVLVPPPNFSMVEDCIFRSSFPTPSNFPFLQTLNLRSVIYLCPEPYPEENLEFLRSQNIRLFQFGIEGKTDVSLPILRDSIMEALKVLIDVRNHPVLIHCKRGKHRTGCLVGCLRKLQNWCLSSVFEEYQRFAGAKSRNGDLTFIDRFDIVSLRQCLYSIIYQYQGYGSKKRRLLYTDENLQKPRLASF, from the exons ATGGGATTGATAGTTGAGGTTGATAACGTAGACGAGGACGCCGCCGTTTTGGTCCCGCCGCCGAATTTCTCAATGGTGGAGGACTGCATTTTCCGATCCAGTTTCCCCACTCCTTCCAATTTCCCTTTTCTCCAAACCCTAAACCTTCGATCCGTCAT ATACTTGTGTCCAGAGCCCTATCCGGAAGAAAATCTGGAGTTTCTTCGATCGCAGAACATTCGGCTCTTTCAATTTGGAATCGAGGGGAAGACG GATGTTTCTTTACCTATTCTCAGGGATTCTATTATGGAGGCCCTGAAAGTTTTAATTG ATGTGAGAAATCACCCAGTTTTGATTCATTGCAAACGAGGAAAG CATAGAACAGGTTGCCTTGTTGGCTGCTTGAGAAAATTGCAGAATTGGTGCCTATCTTCTGTGTTTGAGGAGTACCAACGATTTGCGGGTGCGAAATCGAGGAACGGGGATTTAACCTTTATAGATAGGTTTGACATTGTAAGCCTGAGGCAGTGCCTTTACAGTATCATCTACCAGTATCAAGGATACGGTTCGAAGAAGCGGCGATTGCTGTATACAGACGAGAACTTGCAGAAGCCCCGACTGGCATCGTTTTAG